Proteins encoded together in one Mus caroli chromosome 4, CAROLI_EIJ_v1.1, whole genome shotgun sequence window:
- the Trim32 gene encoding E3 ubiquitin-protein ligase TRIM32 gives MAAAAAASHLNLDALREVLECPICMESFTEEQLRPKLLHCGHTICRQCLEKLLASSINGVRCPFCSKITRITSLTQLTDNLTVLKIIDTAGLSEAVGLLMCRGCGRRLPRQFCRSCGVVLCEPCREADHQPPGHCTLPVKEAAEERRRDFGEKLTRLRELTGELQRRKAALEGVSRDLQARYKAVLQEYGHEERRIQEELARSRKFFTGSLAEVEKSNSQVVEEQSYLLNIAEVQAVSRCDYFLAKIKQADVALLEETADEEEPELTASLPRELTLQDVELLKVGHVGPLQIGQAVKKPRTVNMEDSWAGEEGAAASASASVTFREMDMSPEEVAPSPRASPAKQRSSEAASGIQQCLFLKKMGAKGSTPGMFNLPVSLYVTSQSEVLVADRGNYRIQVFNRKGFLKEIRRSPSGIDSFVLSFLGADLPNLTPLSVAMNCHGLIGVTDSYDNSLKVYTMDGHCVACHRSQLSKPWGITALPSGQFVVTDVEGGKLWCFTVDRGAGVVKYSCLCSAVRPKFVTCDAEGTVYFTQGLGLNVENRQNEHHLEGGFSIGSVGPDGQLGRQISHFFSENEDFRCIAGMCVDARGDLIVADSSRKEILHFPKGGGYSVLIREGLTCPVGIALTPKGQLLVLDCWDHCVKIYSYHLRRYSTP, from the coding sequence ATGGCTGCGGCAGCAGCAGCTTCTCACCTGAACCTGGATGCCCTCCGGGAAGTGCTAGAATGTCCCATCTGCATGGAGTCCTTCACTGAAGAGCAGCTGCGACCCAAGCTGCTGCACTGTGGCCATACCATCTGCCGCCAGTGTCTGGAGAAGCTCCTGGCCAGCAGCATCAATGGCGTCCGCTGCCCCTTTTGCAGCAAGATTACTCGCATCACCAGCCTGACCCAGCTGACCGACAACCTGACGGTGCTGAAGATCATTGACACAGCTGGGCTCAGTGAGGCCGTCGGCCTGCTCATGTGCCGAGGCTGTGGCCGGCGGCTGCCTCGGCAGTTCTGCCGAAGCTGTGGTGTGGTGTTGTGTGAACCCTGCCGGGAGGCAGATCACCAACCCCCTGGCCACTGCACACTTCCGGTCAAGGAGGCAGCTGAGGAGCGGCGGAGGGACTTCGGGGAGAAGTTGACTCGCCTAAGGGAACTTACTGGAGAGctgcagaggaggaaggcagcctTGGAGGGCGTCTCCAGGGATCTTCAGGCAAGGTATAAGGCAGTTCTTCAAGAATATGGCCACGAGGAGCGCCGCATCCAGGAAGAGCTAGCCCGCTCTCGGAAGTTCTTCACAGGCTCCTTGGCTGAGGTTGAGAAGTCCAACAGTCAAGTGGTAGAGGAGCAGAGCTACCTACTCAACATTGCTGAGGTGCAGGCCGTGTCTCGCTGTGACTACTTTCTAGCGAAGATCAAGCAAGCTGATGTAGCCCTCCTGGAGGAGACAGCAGATGAGGAGGAGCCAGAGCTCACTGCCAGCCTACCCCGGGAGCTTACCCTGCAAGATGTAGAGCTCCTTAAAGTAGGGCACGTTGGTCCTCTGCAAATTGGCCAGGCTGTTAAGAAGCCCCGGACAGTTAACATGGAAGATTcctgggcaggggaggagggagcagcagcttctgcctcagcctcgGTAACCTTTAGAGAGATGGACATGAGCCCTGAGGAAGTAGCTCCCAGCCCTAGGGCTTCCCCTGCGAAACAGCGGAGTTCTGAGGCAGCTTCCGGTATCCAGCAGTGTCTGTTTCTCAAGAAGATGGGGGCAAAAGGCAGTACTCCCGGCATGTTCAATCTTCCAGTCAGTCTCTATGTGACCAGTCAGAGTGAGGTGCTGGTTGCTGACCGGGGCAACTATCGCATCCAAGTGTTCAACCGCAAAGGCTTTTTGAAGGAGATCCGCCGCAGCCCTAGTGGCATTGATAGCTTCGTGCTAAGCTTCCTTGGAGCCGACTTGCCCAATCTCACTCCGCTTTCAGTGGCCATGAACTGCCATGGGCTGATTGGTGTCACTGATAGCTACGACAACTCCCTTAAAGTCTATACCATGGATGGCCACTGTGTGGCCTGTCACAGGAGccagctgagcaaaccatggggcaTCACAGCCCTACCATCTGGCCAGTTTGTGGTGACTGACGTGGAAGGCGGGAAGCTCTGGTGTTTCACTGTAGACCGAGGAGCAGGAGTGGTCAAATAcagctgcctctgcagtgctgtgaGGCCCAAGTTTGTCACCTGTGATGCTGAAGGCACAGTCTACTTCACCCAAGGCTTGGGGCTCAATGTGGAAAACCGACAGAATGAACACCACCTGGAAGGTGGCTTCTCCATCGGCTCTGTTGGCCCCGACGGGCAGCTGGGCCGTCAAATCAGCCACTTCTTCtctgagaatgaagatttccgcTGCATCgctggcatgtgtgtggatgctcGGGGCGACCTCATTGTGGCAGATAGCAGCCGCAAGGAAATTCTCCATTTTCCCAAGGGCGGTGGCTACAGCGTCCTTATTCGAGAGGGCCTTACCTGTCCAGTGGGCATCGCCCTCACACCCAAGGGGCAGCTGCTGGTCTTGGACTGTTGGGATCACTGCGTCAAGATCTACAGCTACCATCTGAGAAGATATTCCACCCCTTAA